The Plantactinospora sp. KBS50 sequence ATGCTGGCGGTGTACCAGACCGATGTCGCGGCCTACGCCCGCGCGTACGGCCTGGCCTGGGGCGAGGCCGCCGCCTGGCGGCGGCTGCGGACCATCCACAACGCCGCGCACCGCACGCTGGCGCCGTCCACCGCCGCGGCCACCGACCTGGTCGACCACGGCATCGACCGGGTCTGGCTGTGGCGGCGGGGCGTGGACACCGTGCGGTTCGACCCGGCCAGGCGGCACGGGCTGCTGCGCCGCGCGCTCGCGCCGGGCGGTGAACTGCTGGTCGGGTACGTCGGGCGGCTCGCCGCGGAGAAGCGGGTGGAGCTGCTCGCCGAGACGTGCCGGCTGCCGGGGGTACGGGTCGTGATCGTCGGCGACGGTCCGTCCCGCCGGGACGTGCAGCGGGCGCTGCCCGGCGCGGTGTTCCTCGGCGTCCGGCAGGGCGACCAGTTGGCCCGGCTCTACGCCAGCCTGGACGTCTTCGTGCACACGGGGCCGCACGAGACCTTCGGGCAGACGATCCAGGAGGCGCAGGCGAGCGGCCTGCCGGTGGTCGCCCCGGCGGCCGGCGGTCCCACCGACCTGGTCGTACCGGACGTGACCGGCGTGCTGGTGCCGCCCGAGGACGGGTCGGCCATCGCCGCCGCGGTGGCGGCGCTGGCCGCGGACCCGCGGCGGCGCGGCGAGTACGGGCGGGCGGCCCGGTCCGGGGTCGCGGGCCGGAGCTGGTCCGCGGTCGGCGACGAGCTGATCGGCCACTACCGCGCCGTGCTCGCCGAGGCCCCTCGGGCGGCGGGCGCCGCCGGCACATAAAGTGGGCGCATGGCGCGACCAGACGGGCGAGGGCCCGACGAACTCCGACCGGTACGGCTTCTGCGGGACTGGAGCCGGCATCCCGAGGGTTCCGTCCTCGTCGAGTTCGGCGACACCCGGGTGCTCTGCACGGCGAGCGTCACCGAGGGCGTTCCGCGGTGGCGGAAGGGTTCCGGGCTGGGCTGGGTCACCGCCGAGTACGCGATGCTGCCCCGGGCCACGAACACCCGTTCGGACCGGGAGAGCATCAAGGGCCGGGTCGGCGGCCGGACCCACGAGATCTCCCGGCTCATCGGTCGCAGCCTGCGGGCCTGCATCGACCTCAAGGCCCTCGGCGAGAACTCGGTGGTGCTCGACTGCGACGTGTTGCAGGCCGACGGCGGCACCCGGACCGCGGCCATCACCGGGGCGTACGTGGCGCTGCACGACGCGGTGAGCTGGCTGGCCGGTCGCCGCGCCCTGGCCGCCCCGGTCGAGCGGGTGATGCACCGCTCGGTCGCCGCGGTCAGCGTCGGGGTCATCGCCGGCGAACCCCGCCTCGACCTCTGCTACGAGGAGGACGTGGCGGCCGAGGTGGACATGAACGTCGTCTGCACCGGCACCGGGGACTTCGTGGAGGTGCAGGGCACCGGCGAGGCGGGAGTGTTCGGCCGGGACCGGCTGGACGCCCTGCTGGACCTCGGGGTGGCCGGCTGCGCCACGCTGACCGAGGCGCAGCGGAAGGCGCTGGCCGGATGAGCCGCCTCCTGCTGGCCACCGCGAACGCCAAGAAGCTCGTCGAACTCCAGCGCGTCCTGGACGGGCAGCTCGGCTCGGGACGGATCGAACTGGTGAGCCTCGCCGAGTTTCCCGACTACGCCGACGTACCGGAGACCGGCCTCACCTTCGGGGAGAACGCGCTGATCAAGGCCAGGGAGGGCTGTCGCCGGACCGGCCTGCCCACGGTGGCCGACGACTCCGGCCTGGCGGTCGACGCGCTGAACGGGATGCCCGGGGTGTTCAGCGCCCGCTGGTCCGGCCGGCACGGCGACGACCAGGCCAACCTGGAACTGGTGCTGGCGCAGCTCGCCGACGTGCCGGACGAGCATCTGGGCGCCGCGTTCGTCTGTGCCGCGACGCTGGTGCTGCCCGGCGGCCGGGAGCATCTGGTGGACGGGCGGCAGCAGGGCCGGCTGATCCGCTCGCCGCGCGGGACCAACGGCTTCGGCTACGACCCCATCTTCGTGGGCGAGGGCCAGGACCGGACCAACGCCGAGCTGACCCCGGCGGAGAAGGACCAGATCAGCCACCGGGGCCGTGCCCTGCGCGCGCTCGGCAAGGTCATCGCCAAGGAACTGACCTAGGTAGCGGCTGAAAGTTCGGCGGCGGCTGAAAGTTCGGCGGCGGCTGAAAGCGATGTCCTTTTTGATGTCTATACCTGAGAGTCATAAAAATGACTCTCAGGTATGACAACAGCAGAGGCCATCGCTTTTGGCGGGCGCCACGCCCGACCCCCGAGGACAGCGCACAGCGGACAACGCACAGCGCACAGCGGACAACGCACAGCGGACAACGCACAGCGGACAACGCACAGCGGACAGCGGACAACGACGGCGACGGCGACGGCGGCCGAGCCGGCTGGGCGGACCGCTCAGTCCTCGGGGCTGATCCACCCCGTACCCGAAAAGGCCCCGGACGCCCGGGGCCCTTGCCGTCGGTCCGGCGGGGTCAGCGGGCCAGGAAGTGCCAGCCGATCCAGAGCCACCAGCCGAACACCAGCAACCGGCCCACGGTGCTGCGCAGCGCCGCGCTCAGCGCCGTACCGAGCGGTGCCGGCCAGCGGCGCGGCCCGTTCCGGCGCAGCAGCCGGGCGGTCAGGTCCACCGCGATCATCACCGAGAGCACGATGAGGAAGCCGGTGATGGTGAGCGTCCGGGTGCTCATCGCCGCACCAGCCACGCTCCGGTGCCGACCCAGAGCAGATAGCCGGCCACCCGGCCCGGATAGTCGGCCAGCACCGGATCGGCGAGCATGCTGAACGTCGGGTGCGCGGCGTTGTTCCCGGTCAGGAACGCGGCCAACTCCCACAGGCAGAACGTCACCCCGAGGCCCAGCCAGGTCACGGCCGTGCGCCGGCCGGCCCGGGTCGAGGTACGCGGGCCGCGGCGCACCCCGTACCAGGCCAGCGGGACGCCCGGCAGCAGCACGGCGACCAGGGCGGGCAGGGTCAGCGGCCGGGCCAGCGCGGCGCACAGCGCGTACGCCAGCACGGCGATGGAGATCGGCACGCTTCCCGCCAGCGGTCGCGCCCCGGCCCGGGCGCCGGCAACGTCTCCAGGTTCCACCGTCCCAGTGTGCGCCCGCCCCGGGCCGGGCCGGGGCGCGATGCGATACCGGAACGAAAAATTCTCCTTTCTCGTAACATCTGGCGAGAATGGGTGCTTTCGCTCAGCCGAGCGGGCCGATATCGTCCTCGATCGCGGACCGCAGGCCGGTGCCGGCGACCACCGTCCGGGCCGCCTCCATGGCCGGCGCCAGGAAGATGTCCGGACCCGGCGCGCCGATCCGGTCGGCCACCGCCGCGCACGCCGCCCGGCCGGCCGGGGACGGCCGCAGCGGGGCGCGCAGCTGGAGCCCGCGTACGGCGGCCAGCAGCTCCACCGCGAGCAGGCTGGTCAGGTTGTCCAGCACCGTGCGCAGCTTCTTGGTGGCCGCCCAGCCCATCGAGACGTGATCCTCCTGCATGCCGCTGGTCGGCAGCGAATCCACCGAGGCCGGCGCCGCGAGCCGGCGGTTCTCCGCCACGATGCCGGCCGCCGTGTACTGGGCGATCATCAGCCCCGAGTTCACCCCCGGATCCGGGGTGAGGAACGCCGGCAGGTCCCGGTTGCGGGCCACGTCCAGCAGCCGGTCCACCCGGCGCTCGGCGATGGCGCCCACCTCGGCCAGCGCGATCGCCAGGTAGTCCGCGGCGAACCCGAGCGGCGCCCCGTGGAAGTTCCCGGTCGACTCCACCCGGCCGTCCGGCAACACCACCGGGTTGTCCACCACCGAGCGCAGTTCCCGGTCGGCCACCGTACCGGCGAACGCGAGGGTGTCCCGGGCGGCGCCGGCCACCTGCGGCGCGCAGCGCATCGAGTACGCGTCCTGCACCGCGTGCGCGAGATCGTCCCGGTGCGAGTCCATGATGGCCGAATCGCGCAGCAGCCGGGAGATGTTGGCCGCCGAGGCGGCCTGCCCGGGGTGCGGGCGGATGGCGTGCAACTCGGCCAGGAACGGCCGCTCCGAACCGAGCATCGCCTCGATCGACAGGGCCGCCGTCACGTCCGCCATCACCAGCAGGTGCCGGGCGTCCGCGATGGCCAGCAGCAGCATCCCGAGCATCCCGTCGGTGCCGTTGATCAGCGCGAGCCCTTCCTTGGCCGCCAGCTCGACCGGGCGCAGCCCGGCCGCCGCCAGCGCCGGCGCCGCGTCCCGCCGCGACCCGTCCGGGCCGAGCACCCAGCCCTCGCCCAGCAGCGTCAGGGCGCAGTGCGCCAGCGGCGCCAGATCACCGGACGCGCCCAGCGAGCCGTGCTCCGGCACCCACGGCGTGATGCCGGAGTTCAGCAACTCCACCAGCGACCGGGCCAGCAGCGGGCGTACCCCGGAACGCCCCATGGCCAGCGACCGCAGCCGCAGCAGCAGCATGGCCCGGACCACCTCGCGCGGCATCGGCGCGCCCACCCCGGCCGCGTGCGAGCGGATCAGCGCGTGTTGCAGCTCGGCCCGGCGCTCCGGCGCGATGGAGGTGTTGGCGAGCGCGCCGAAGCCGGTGGAGACCCCGTACACCGGCCGGCCGTCCCGCTCGATGGCGTCCACGATGGACCGGCTGGCGGTCATCGCCTCGACGGCGGCCGGGTCGAGCCGCACCGGGGCGTCGGCGCGGGCCACGGCGAGCACGTCGGCCGGACCGACCCCGGAGGGCAGCACGGTCACCACGTCCGGCCGTTCGTTCGTCTCGCTTCGCTCACTCACTGCGGTACTCCGTTGTGCAGGACCCGGTGGATCAGTGGCACCCCCGGCCGGTAGGCCAGGTGCAGGTGGGACGGCGCGTCGAGGACCAGCAGGTCGGCGCGGGACCCGACGCGCAGCACCCCCACGTCGTCGCGGCGCAGCGCCCGCGCGCCGCCGGCGGTCGCCGACCAGACCGCCTCCGCCGGGGTCATCCGCATCTCCCGTACGGCCAGCGCCACGCAGAACGCCATCGACGAGGTGTACGACGAGCCGGGGTTGCAGTCGGTCGCCAGGGCCACCGTCGCGCCCGCGTCCAGCAGCCGGCGCGCGTCCGGGTACGGCGACCGGGTGGAGAACTCGGCGCCGGGCAGCAGCGTCGCCACCGTCGCCGAGCCGGCCAGCGCGGCCACGTCCGCCTCATCCAGGTGGGTGCAGTGGTCGGCGCTGGCCGCGCCCAGCTCCACGGCGAGTTGGACCCCCGGCCCGGGGCCGAGCTGGTTGGCGTGCACCCGCACGCCCAACCCGGCCGCCTGGCCGCAGGTGAGGATGGCCCGCGCGTGGTCCACGTCGAAGGCGCCCCGCTCGCAGAACACGTCGATCCACCGCGCGTACGGGGTGGCCGCCCGCAGCATCGGCCCGCAGACCAGGCCCACGTAGTCGTCCGGCCGGTCGGCGTACTCCTGCGGAACCACGTGTGCGCCGAGGAACGTCGTCTCGTCCGTGCTCTCGCCGGCGATCCGCAGCGAACGCACCTCGTCGGCCACGGTCAACCCGTACCCGCTCTTGATCTCCATGGTCGTGGTGCCCTGGCCCAGCGCCTCCGCGCGCAGCCGGCGCACGGTGGCGCGCAGGGTGTCGTCGTCCGCCGCCCGGGTGGCGGCCACCGTGGTCCGGATGCCGCCCCCGGTGTACGGCCGGCCGGCCATCCGCGCCGCGAACTCGCCGGCCCGGTCGCCGGCGAACACCAGATGCGCGTGGCTGTCCACGAAGCCCGGCAGCACGGCGCCGCCACCCGCGTCGATCCGCCGGTCGGCGGCCGGGGCGTACCGGGCCGGCCCCAGCCAGACGACCCGGCCGTCCTCGACCAGCACGGCCGCGTTGCGGCGCAGTCCCAGCGGACCGTCCCCGTCCCCGCGTGGGGCGTTGGTGACCAGCTCACCGATGTTGTCGACAAGCAGGCTGCTCATGAGCGGACCTCGCGGATGGCGGCGCGCAGGTCGGCCGGCACGTCGAGGCCGACGTGCCGCCCGCCGCTCACCACCACCCGGCCGTCCACGACCACCCGGTCCACGTCCGCGGCGGTGGCCGCGAAGAACACCCCCGCCGGGGGTACGCCGGCGGTGCGCGGGCCGTCCAACCGCACGGTGACCAGGTCGGCGCGCTGGCCGGGGGCGATCCGGCCGGCGTCGGGCCAGCCCAGCGCGGCGTGCCCGGCCGCGGTCGCGGCATGGAGCAGCTCGCCCGGGCCGAAGTGGCCGCGGACGCCGCTGCGCAGCCGTTCGTCCAGTTCCATCCCGCGGGCCTCCTCGAACGGGTCGATGATGGCGTGGCTGTCGCTGCCCAGACTCAACGGGCTGCCGGCGTCGGCGAGGTCCCGGGCCGGGCCGATGCCGTCGGCCAGGTCCCGCTCGGTGCTGGGGCACAGGCACACCCCGGTCCCCGAGCGGCCGAGCAGCGCCCGGTCGGTGTCGGTGACGTGGGTGGCGTGCACGGCGGTGGTGGCCGGGCCGAGCACCCCGTGCTCGGCCAGCAGCTCGGCCGGGCTGCGGCCGTACGCCGCCCGGCAGTCCGCGTTCTCCGCGGGCTGCTCGGACAGGTGCAGGTGCAGCGGGCAGCCCCGCTCCGCCGCCCAGGCCGCCACCACCGCGAGCTGGCCGGCCGGTACGGCCCGCACCGAGTGGATCGCCGCGCCGAGCCGGACCTGGCCCGGTGCGGGTCCGAACGCGCCGACCCGCTCGGCCCAGCCCTCGGCGTCCCCGTCGGAGAACCGCAGCTGCGGCCCGGTCAGCGGCCGGCCGTCCACCGACGCGCTCAGGTAGACCGTGTCCAGCAGGGTGATCCGGATCCCGGCCTGGGCGGCGGCGGCCAGCAGGGCCGCGCCCATCGCGTTCGGGTCGTGGTAGCGCCGCCCGCCCGGCCCGTGGTGCAGGTAGTGGAACTCGCCCACGCAGGTGACCCCGGCCAGCGCCATCTCCGCGTACGCGGCGCGGGCCAGCGCCAGGTAGCTGTCCGGGTCGAGCCGGTCGGCCACCGCGTACATGAGGTTGCGCCAGCTCCAGAAGTCGCCGCGACCGCCGTGCGTGCGCCCGCGCAACGCCCGGTGGAAGGCGTGCGAGTGCGCGTTGGCGAACCCGGGCAGGGTGAGTCCGGGCAGCCGGACCGCCCCGGCCGGCGGGCCGCCGACCCCCGGCGTGACCGTCCCGAACCGGTCCCCGTCCACCTCGATCAGCACGTCCGCCACCGGCTCGGCGCCGTTGGCCGCCGTTGCCGCGGCACCACCGGCCAACGGCGGCGCCCCGCCAGGGCCGGGCGGCGCGGGCGGCAGCCAGGCGTACTCGGCGTGGTAGCGGGTCACCGGCATGCCAGCTCCGCCAGCGCCCCGGCCAGCGCCCGCACCCCGGCCACACAGTCCGCCTCGGTGGCGTGCTCGGCGGGGGAGTGCGACACCCCGGTCGGATTGCGCACGAACAGCATCGCCGTCGGCACCTGCCCGGCCAGCACCCCCGCGTCGTGCCCGGCCGCCGTGGGCAGCACCGGCGCGCCGAGCAGCCGGGCCAGCCGAGCGCCGAGGTCGTCGTCGAAGGCCACCAGCGGGCTTGTCGACTCGGCCACCACGGTCAACCCGGTACCGTCCCGCCGCGCCCGGTCGGCCGCCTTGGCGCGTACCGCCTCGACCAGCTCGTCCAGCACCGCCGGCTCGGCCGCGCGGGCGTCCAACCAGCCGGTGACCCGGCCGGGGACCGCGTTCGTGGCGTTCGGCTCGACGCGTACCCGGCCGATCGTGGCGTGCGCACCGCGCAGCCGGGCCTCCTTGTTCGCCGCCAGCACCGTGAACGCGTAGGTGAGCATCGGGTCGCGCCGGTCGGCCATCCGGGTCGTACCCGCGTGGTTGGCCTCGCCGTCGAACTCGAACCGCCACCGGCCGTGCGGCCAGATCGCGCTGGCCACGCCGACCGGCGCGGCCCCGCCGGCCAGCGCGCGGCCCTGCTCCACGTGCAGTTCCAGGTACGCCCCGACCCGGGCCAGCAGGTCCGGCCGGGCACCCGCGGGCCGCGCCCCCAACGCCTCGGCGAAGCTGACCCGGTCGGCGTCGCGCAGCTCGGCCGCCCGGTCCGGGTCGAACGCGCCGGCCAGCAGCCGCGACCCCAGGCACGGTACGCCGAACCGGGCGCCCTCCTCCTCGACGAACGCGGCCACTCCGATCGGCCGGACCGGGACGGTGCCGGCCCGGCGCAACTCGTCGATCGCCAGGAAGGCGCTGACGATGCCCAGCGGGCCGTCGTACCCGCCGCCGTGCGGCACCGAGTCGAAGTGGCTGCCGGTCAGCACGGCGCGGGCCGTGGCCGCGGTCCCGGCCTCGGCGGCCGGGCCGTCGTCGGCGGTGTCCGGCGCGGCCCACCAGGCGAACAGGTTGCCGTTGCCGTCGTCGGTCACCGGCATCCCGCGCCGCTTCGCCTGCGCCGCGAACCAGTTTCGCAGCTCCCGCTCGGCCGGGGTGAACGCGTACCGCAGGTAGCCGCCGCTGTCCGGATCCCGGCCGACCGGGGCGAGCTGATCCCACAGCTCCCGGAACCCGGCGCCGAGCGGATCTTCCGTTCGATGATGCGACACCAGAGGCCCTTCCCTACGCTTCGGCCATCGGGACGCGGACCCCGGTACGCCGGGCGACCTCGCCGGCCGCCTCGTACCCGGCGTCCACGTGCCGGATCACGCCCATCGCCGGGTCGTTGGTGAGCACCCGCTCGATCTTCTGGCCGGCCAGCGCGCTGCCGTCGGCCACGCACACCTGCCCGGCGTGGATCGAACGCCCGATGCCCACCCCGCCGCCGTGGTGGATCGACACCCAGGACGCCCCGCTCGCGGTGTTCACCATCGCGTTCAGCAACGGCCAGTCGGCGATCGCGTCGGAGCCGTCCGCCATCGCCTCGGTCTCCCGGTACGGGCTGGCCACGCTGCCGCAGTCCAGGTGGTCCCGGCCGATCACCACCGGGGCGGACAGCTCGCCCGCGGCGACCATCTCGTTGAACCGCACCCCGGCCCGGTCCCGCTCACCGTAGCCGAGCCAGCAGATCCGGGCCGGCAGCCCCTGGAACGCCACCCGCTCACCGGCCAGCCGGATCCACCGGGCCAGGGACTCGTTCTCCGGGAACAGCTCCAGGATGGCCCGGTCGGTGGCCGCGATGTCGGCCGGATCACCCGACAGCGCCGCCCAGCGGAACGGCCCCCGGCCCTCGCAGAACAGCGGCCGGATGTACGCCGGCACGAACCCCGGGAAGTCGAACGCCCGCTCGTACCCGCCGAGCTTCGCCTCGCCGCGGATCGAGTTGCCGTAGTCGAAGACCTCGGCACCGGCGTCCAGGAAGCCCACCATCGCCGCCACGTGCCGGGCCATCGACGCGCGCGCCCGGTCGGTGAACTCGGCCGGCTTGCTCCGCGCGTACTCGGCCGCGTCGGCCAGCTCGACCCCCACCGGCAGGTAGGACAACGGGTCGTGCGCGCTGGTCTGGTCGGTGACCACATCCACCTCGACCCCGCGGACCAGCAGCTCCGGGAAGACCGTGGCCGCGTTGCCGACCACGCCGACGCTGAGCGCCCGCCGGTCCCGCCTGGCGGCCAGCACCCGGTCCAGCGCCTCGTCCAGCGAGTCGGCCACCTCGTCCAGGTAGCGGTCCCGCAGCCGGCGCTCCAGCCGGGTCCGGTCCACGTCCACGACCAGGCAGGCGCCGCCGTTCATCGTCACCGCGAGCGGCTGCGCCCCACCCATCCCGCCGCAGCCGGCGGTCAGCGTCAACGTGCCGGCCAGGCTGCCGCCGAACCGCTTCGCGGCCACCGCCGCGAACGTCTCGTACGTACCCTGCAGGATGCCCTGGGTGCCGATGTAGATCCACGAGCCGGCGGTCATCTGCCCGTACATGGTCAGGCCGAGCTGTTCCAGCCGGCGGAACTCCGGCCAGGTGGCCCAGTCGCCCACCAGGTTCGAATTGGCCAGCAGCACCCGGGGCGCCCACTCGTGGGTGCGCAGCACCCCCACCGGCCGGCCCGACTGCACCAGCATCGTCTCGTCGTCGCGCAGCGTGGTCAGCGTCCGCACCAGCGCGTGGTACGAGGGCCAGTCCCGGGCCGCCCGGCCGGTGCCGCCGTACACCACCAGGTCGTCGGGGCGCTCCGCCACCTCCGGATCCAGGTTGTTCATCAGCATCCGCAGGGCGGCCTCCTGCGGCCAGCCGGCCGCGGTCCGGGTGGTGCCGCGGGCGGCGCGGACGCCGCCGGCCGGTGCGCGGGTCTGCGTGGACATCGGCTCTCCTCCTCGGTACGGGTCTGGTGCCTTCTCGTGCCCGGTATGCACCGGGCGCCCGGTGCGGTCAGCTGGTGAACAACTGCCGTCGCGCGGCGGACGCCTCGAACGCCTCCAGCCGGGCCTGGGTGTCGGCCGGCGCGGCGTCGCAGATCGCCTGGAGCAGCACCATGGCCAGGGTCATCGGGGCGGTGTGCAGGTCGAAGACGAGATCGGTGCCGACCGCGGCCGGCAGCACCACCCGGGCGTACTCGGCCGCCGGGCTGACCGGCGAGTCGGTGATGGCCACCACGGCGAGGCCGGCGGCCCGCGCGTCGCGCAGCGCGTCCAGCGTCTCCCGTGGATACCGGGGCAGGACGAACGCCAGCATCGCGGTGGCGCCGGCGGCGGTCGCCTGCTCCAGCCGGTCGGTCAGCAGGGTGCCGCCGGCGTCCAGCACCCGCACGTCCGGGTGCACCTTGGCGGCAAAATAGCCGAAGTACGCCGCCAGCGGCGCGGCGGCCCGCAGCCCGAGCACCGGCAGCGGCCGGCTGGCCGCCAGCGTCGCGCCGGCCGCGGCGATCCGCTCCCGGTCGGCGAGCTGGGTGGCCAACCGCTCCAGGTTGCCCGTTTCGACCCGGACCGCCCGTTGCAGTTCGTTCTCCCCGTCGCCGTCCGGCGTACCCGGGGCGATCACCTCGCGGAGCCGGCGGCGCAGCGCCGGATAGCCGTCGTGGCCGAGCGCGACCGCGAACCGGGTCACCGACGGCTGGCTCACCCCGGCCAGCGCGGCCACCTCGGCCGCCGAGAACGACGCCGCGGCCGGGCCGTGCTGCACCAGGCAGTGCGCGATGCGCCGCTGGGTCGGCGTCAGCCGGATGCCCCCGACCAGGTCAAACACCCGATCGCCGGGTCCGGGTGCGCCGCTCTCATTCATGTGTCGACTCTATGCAATAAATCTTTCAGAGCGCAACGATCGGCCCGACCTCCCGGCCCGGCGGACCCGGTCGATGAGCGGCCGGAACGTGAGCGCACTCTCGGTACTATCCGCACGGCGGGCGAACGGAGGAATGGGCATGCAGCCGGAGGGTCCGTACCGATTCACCGAGCTGGTGGGGGAGTGCCCCGTCGGCAAGGCGTGGTCCGCAGAGGACGAGTACGGCCGGATGCTCACCGTCGCCATATTGGACCCCGCGGTGGCCGGCGATCCACGGTGGAGGCAGGCATTCGAGGTCGCCGCGAACACGATGGCCCAGCCGCAGAGCGGCGACATGCCGTACGTCAACGCCGACTTCGCGGCCCAGCAGCCCTGGGTGGCGTACTCGGTCGGCCGCGGCCCCGGCGCCGAACGCCTCTTCCAGTCCCTCGGCATGGACTTCCTGCGCACACCGTCTTCCGAGCCGGCAGCACCGTCCGCTGGTGTCCCGGCATCCGGTGGAGTCACCACCCCCGTCGGCGGACCACCGCCGGGCCAGCCGCCGGCAGGGCCGGCCGAACAGCCGCCGGTGTCAGCGCCGCCGGGTTCGGGCGCCCCGGTCTCCGGCGCGTCGGGTCCACCCGACCCGATCCGGTACCAGCAGCCCTCGCCGGTGTCCGTTCAGCGTGAGACAAATCCGATATCCGGCTCGCCTCTGGCATCGTGGGGCACCGCTACCGCTACCGCCGGATCGCCACCGGCGCCGTCGTCAACGGTCGCGCCCAGCGGGCGCCGGTTTCCCGACACGTCGCAGTCGCACAGCGCCTCCCGGTTCGTCGTCGCGGCGCTCGTGCTGCTCCT is a genomic window containing:
- a CDS encoding MurR/RpiR family transcriptional regulator, with the translated sequence MNESGAPGPGDRVFDLVGGIRLTPTQRRIAHCLVQHGPAAASFSAAEVAALAGVSQPSVTRFAVALGHDGYPALRRRLREVIAPGTPDGDGENELQRAVRVETGNLERLATQLADRERIAAAGATLAASRPLPVLGLRAAAPLAAYFGYFAAKVHPDVRVLDAGGTLLTDRLEQATAAGATAMLAFVLPRYPRETLDALRDARAAGLAVVAITDSPVSPAAEYARVVLPAAVGTDLVFDLHTAPMTLAMVLLQAICDAAPADTQARLEAFEASAARRQLFTS